From Camelina sativa cultivar DH55 chromosome 7, Cs, whole genome shotgun sequence, one genomic window encodes:
- the LOC104703297 gene encoding ALA-interacting subunit 5 codes for MSSTAVSSTVGGGGSGEPSSGVRRTSKRPKYSKFTQQELPACKPILTPRWVILTFLVAGVVFIPLGVICLFASQGVVEIVDRYDTDCIPPSSRNNMVAYIQGEREKICNRTITVTKAMKRPVYVYYQLENFYQNHRRYVKSRNDAQLRNPRDEHDVKTCAPEDNVGGEPIVPCGLVAWSLFNDTYTFSRNSQQLPVNKKGISWKSDRENKFGKNVFPKNFQTGAPIGGGKLDTNKSLSEQEDLIVWMRTAALPTFRKLYGKIETDLNAGDTIVVMLKNNYNTYSFNGQKKLVLSTTSWLGGRNDFLGIAYLTVGSICLFLAVTFAVLYLVKPRQLGDPSYLSWNRSAGGLQ; via the exons ATGAGTTCCACCGCGGTATCTTCCACCGTCGGAGGAGGCGGATCGGGTGAGCCTTCTTCCGGTGTGAGGAGAACATCTAAGCGACCAAAAT ATTCTAAGTTTACTCAGCAGGAGCTTCCAGCGTGCAAGCCAATTCTTACTCCAAGATGG GTAATCCTAACATTTCTAGTCGCTGGGGTTGTCTTCATTCCCCTTGGAGTCATCTGCTTATTTGCTTCTCAAGGA GTCGTCGAGATTGTTGATCGATATGACACAGACTGCATTCCACCATCGTCTAGAAACAACATGGTCGCTTACATACAGggtgaaagagagaagatatGTAACAGAACAATAACG gTGACAAAAGCTATGAAGCGTCCTGTCTATGTTTACTACCAACTTGAGAATTTCTACCAAAACCATAGACG ATATGTGAAAAGTCGAAACGATGCACAGCTAAGAAATCCAAGAGACGAGCATGATGTGAAGACCTGTGCACCTGAGGATAACGTGGGTGGGGAACCAATTGTTCCATGTGGTCTTGTTGCTTGGAGTTTGTTCAACGATACTTATACCTTTTCAAGAAACAGCCAACAACTTCCTGTGAATAAGAAAGGCATCTCATGGAAGAGTGACAGAGAAAACAAGTTTGGGAAAAATGTCTTCCCTAAAAACTTTCAGACAGGAGCGCCTATAGGCGGTGGAAAACTCGATACTAATAAATCG ttgagtGAGCAAGAAGACCTCATAGTCTGGATGCGAACGGCAGCTTTGCCAACATTTAGGAAGCTGTATGGGAAGATTGAGACGGACCTAAACGCGGGTGATACGATAGTGGTGATGTTGAAGAACAACTACAACACGTACAGCTTCAATGGGCAGAAGAAGCTAGTGCTATCAACAACTAGCTGGCTCGGTGGAAGGAACGATTTCCTAGGGATTGCTTATCTGACAGTAGGCAGCATTTGCTTGTTCTTGGCAGTTACATTCGCCGTATTGTATCTAGTTAAGCCAAG GCAACTGGGAGATCCCTCGTACCTTTCGTGGAACAGAAGTGCTGGAGGTTTACAATAA
- the LOC104703299 gene encoding ent-kaur-16-ene synthase, chloroplastic-like isoform X2 translates to MSIRSSGCSSPISATSAKRWEAVQKTRSNNVSFEQTKEKIRKMLDKVELSVSAYDTSWVAMVPSPSSSQNAPLFPQCVKWLLENQHEDGSWGLDDNHDHQSLKKDVLSSTLASILALKKWGTGERQIIKGLQFIELNSASVSDETIQKPAGFDIIFPGMIEYAKDLNLVIPLGSEIVDAMMLKRDLDLRSERFSKGREAYLAYVLEGTRKLKDWNLIVKHQRKNGSLFDSPATTAAAFTQFGNDGCLRYLSFLLQRFEAAVPTVYPSDQYARLSIIDTLESLGIDRDFKNEIKSLLDETYRYWLRGNEEICLDLTTCALAFRLLLAHGYDVSYDPLKPFAEESGFSDTLEGYLKDTFSVLELFKAAQSYPHESALKKQCSWTKQYLEMELSNWLKTSVRDKYLKKEVEDALGFPSYASLERLDHRRKLLNGCAVENTRVTKTSYRLHNICSSDILKLAVDDFNFCQSIHREEMEHLDRWIVENRLQELRFARQKLAYCYFSGAATLFSPELSDARISWAKGGVLTTVVDDFFDVGGSKEELENLIHLVEKWDLNGVPEYRSEHVEIIFSVLRDTILETGDKGFTYQGRTVTHHIVKIWLDLLKSMLREVEWSSNKSTPSLENYMKNAYISFALGPIILPAIYLIGPPLSEKTVDSHQYNQLYKLVSTMGRLLNDIQGFKRESKEGKLNAVSLHMKQERESCSKDEIIESMKGLAERKREELHKLVLEEKGSVVPRECKEAFLKMSKVLNLFYKKDDGFTSHNLMSVVKSVIYEPITLQDESLT, encoded by the exons ATGTCTATCCGCTCCTCCGGTTGTTCATCTCCGATCTCAG CTACTTCGGCAAAGAGATGGGAAGCAGTACAAAAGACAAGATCTAACAATGTG AGCTTTGAGCAAACAAAGGAAAAGATTAGGAAGATGTTAGATAAAGTGGAGCTCTCTGTTTCGGCGTATGATACTAGTTGGGTAGCAATGGTTCCATCACCTAGTAGTTCCCAGAATGCTCCACTTTTCCCACAGTGTGTGAAGTGGTTATTGGAAAATCAACATGAAGATGGATCTTGGGGACTTGATGATAACCATGACCATCAATCTCTTAAGAAGGATGTGTTGTCGTCTACTCTAGCTAGTATCCTTGCGTTAAAGAAGTGGGGAACTGGTGAAAGACAAATAATCAAGG GTCTTCAGTTTATTGAGCTGAACTCTGCATCAGTCTCTGATGAAACCATACAGAAACCAGCAGGATTTGATATTATATTTCCTGGGATGATTGAGTATGCTAAAGATTTGAACCTTGTGATTCCATTGGGCTCAGAAATCGTGGATGCCATGATGCTGAAACGAGATTTGGATCTTAGAAG TGAAAGATTTTCAAAGGGAAGAGAAGCATATCTGGCCTATGTTTTAGAGGGAACAAGAAAGTTAAAAGATTGGAATCTGATCGTTAAACACCAAAGGAAAAATGGGTCACTGTTTGATTCTCCAGCCACAACAGCAGCTGCATTTACTCAGTTTGGAAATGATGGTTGTCTCCGttatctctcttttctccttcaGAGATTTGAGGCTGCAG TTCCCACAGTTTATCCATCTGATCAATATGCACGCCTTAGTATAATCGACACTCTTGAAAGCTTAGGAATTGATAGGGATTTcaaaaacgaaatcaaaagCCTATTGGATGAAACCTATAG ATACTGGCTGCGTGGGAATGAAGAAATATGTTTGGACTTGACCACTTGTGCTTTGGCTTTCCGATTATTGCTTGCTCATGGCTATGATGTGTCTTACG ATCCTCTAAAACCATTTGCAGAAGAATCTGGTTTCTCTGATACTTTGGAAGGATATCTTAAGGATACGTTTTCTGTGTTAGAATTATTTAAGGCTGCCCAAAGTTATCCACATGAGTCAGCTTTGAAGAAGCAGTGTTCTTGGACTAAACAATATCTAGAGATGGAATTGTCTAACTGGCTTAAGACCTCTGTTCGAGATAAATACCTCAAGAAAGAG GTTGAGGATGCTCTTGGTTTTCCCTCCTATGCAAGCCTAGAAAGATTAGATCACAGGAGAAAACTGCTCAATGGTTGCGCTGTCGAAAACACCAGAGTCACAAAAACCTCATATCG TTTGCACAATATATGCAGCTCTGATATCCTGAAGTTAGCTGTGGATGACTTCAATTTCTGCCAGTCCATACACCGGGAAGAAATGGAACATCTTGATAG GTGGATTGTGGAGAATAGATTGCAGGAACTGAGATTTGCTAGACAGAAGCTGGCTTACTGTTATTTTTCTGGGGCTGCAACTTTATTTTCTCCAGAACTATCTGATGCCCGTATATCTTGGGCCAAAGGTGGAGTACTTACAACGGTTGTAGATGACTTCTTTGATGTTGGAGGGTCCAAAGAAGAACTGGAAAACCTCATACACTTGGTCGAAAA GTGGGATTTGAACGGTGTTCCTGAGTACCGCTCGGAACATGTTGAGATCATATTCTCAGTTCTAAGGGATACAATTCTTGAAACAGGAGACAAAGGATTCACCTATCAAGGACGCACTGTGACACACCACATTGTGAAAATT TGGTTGGATTTGCTCAAGTCTATGTTGAGAGAAGTCGAGTGGTCTAGTAACAAGTCAACACCAAGCTTGGAGAATTACATGAAAAATGCGTACATATCATTTGCATTAGGACCAATTATCCTCCCAGCTATTTATCTGATCGGACCACCACTTTCAGAGAAGACGGTGGATAGCCACCAATATAATCAGCTCTACAAGCTCGTGAGCACCATGGGCCGTCTTCTAAATGACATACAAGGATTTAAG AGAGAAAGCAAGGAGGGGAAGCTGAATGCGGTTTCATTGCACATGAAACAGGAGAGAGAAAGTTGCAGCAAAGACGAGATCATTGAATCGATGAAAGGTTTagcagagagaaagagggaagaGTTGCATAAGCTAGTTTTAGAGGAGAAGGGAAGTGTGGTTCCAAGGGAATGCAAAGAAGCGTTCTTGAAGATGAGCAAAGTATTGaacttattttacaaaaaggaTGATGGATTCACATCACATAATCTGATGAGTGTTGTTAAATCTGTGATCTACGAGCCAATTACCTTGCAGGACGAATCTTTAACTTGA
- the LOC104703299 gene encoding ent-kaur-16-ene synthase, chloroplastic-like isoform X1: protein MSIRSSGCSSPISATSAKRWEAVQKTRSNNVSFEQTKEKIRKMLDKVELSVSAYDTSWVAMVPSPSSSQNAPLFPQCVKWLLENQHEDGSWGLDDNHDHQSLKKDVLSSTLASILALKKWGTGERQIIKGLQFIELNSASVSDETIQKPAGFDIIFPGMIEYAKDLNLVIPLGSEIVDAMMLKRDLDLRSERFSKGREAYLAYVLEGTRKLKDWNLIVKHQRKNGSLFDSPATTAAAFTQFGNDGCLRYLSFLLQRFEAAVPTVYPSDQYARLSIIDTLESLGIDRDFKNEIKSLLDETYRYWLRGNEEICLDLTTCALAFRLLLAHGYDVSYDPLKPFAEESGFSDTLEGYLKDTFSVLELFKAAQSYPHESALKKQCSWTKQYLEMELSNWLKTSVRDKYLKKEVEDALGFPSYASLERLDHRRKLLNGCAVENTRVTKTSYRLHNICSSDILKLAVDDFNFCQSIHREEMEHLDRWIVENRLQELRFARQKLAYCYFSGAATLFSPELSDARISWAKGGVLTTVVDDFFDVGGSKEELENLIHLVEKWDLNGVPEYRSEHVEIIFSVLRDTILETGDKGFTYQGRTVTHHIVKIWLDLLKSMLREVEWSSNKSTPSLENYMKNAYISFALGPIILPAIYLIGPPLSEKTVDSHQYNQLYKLVSTMGRLLNDIQGFKRESKEGKLNAVSLHMKQERESCSKDEIIESMKGLAERKREELHKLVLEEKGSVVPRECKEAFLKMSKVLNLFYKKDDGFTSHNLMSVVKSVIYEPITLQDESLT from the exons ATGTCTATCCGCTCCTCCGGTTGTTCATCTCCGATCTCAG CTACTTCGGCAAAGAGATGGGAAGCAGTACAAAAGACAAGATCTAACAATGTG AGCTTTGAGCAAACAAAGGAAAAGATTAGGAAGATGTTAGATAAAGTGGAGCTCTCTGTTTCGGCGTATGATACTAGTTGGGTAGCAATGGTTCCATCACCTAGTAGTTCCCAGAATGCTCCACTTTTCCCACAGTGTGTGAAGTGGTTATTGGAAAATCAACATGAAGATGGATCTTGGGGACTTGATGATAACCATGACCATCAATCTCTTAAGAAGGATGTGTTGTCGTCTACTCTAGCTAGTATCCTTGCGTTAAAGAAGTGGGGAACTGGTGAAAGACAAATAATCAAGG GTCTTCAGTTTATTGAGCTGAACTCTGCATCAGTCTCTGATGAAACCATACAGAAACCAGCAGGATTTGATATTATATTTCCTGGGATGATTGAGTATGCTAAAG ATTTGAACCTTGTGATTCCATTGGGCTCAGAAATCGTGGATGCCATGATGCTGAAACGAGATTTGGATCTTAGAAG TGAAAGATTTTCAAAGGGAAGAGAAGCATATCTGGCCTATGTTTTAGAGGGAACAAGAAAGTTAAAAGATTGGAATCTGATCGTTAAACACCAAAGGAAAAATGGGTCACTGTTTGATTCTCCAGCCACAACAGCAGCTGCATTTACTCAGTTTGGAAATGATGGTTGTCTCCGttatctctcttttctccttcaGAGATTTGAGGCTGCAG TTCCCACAGTTTATCCATCTGATCAATATGCACGCCTTAGTATAATCGACACTCTTGAAAGCTTAGGAATTGATAGGGATTTcaaaaacgaaatcaaaagCCTATTGGATGAAACCTATAG ATACTGGCTGCGTGGGAATGAAGAAATATGTTTGGACTTGACCACTTGTGCTTTGGCTTTCCGATTATTGCTTGCTCATGGCTATGATGTGTCTTACG ATCCTCTAAAACCATTTGCAGAAGAATCTGGTTTCTCTGATACTTTGGAAGGATATCTTAAGGATACGTTTTCTGTGTTAGAATTATTTAAGGCTGCCCAAAGTTATCCACATGAGTCAGCTTTGAAGAAGCAGTGTTCTTGGACTAAACAATATCTAGAGATGGAATTGTCTAACTGGCTTAAGACCTCTGTTCGAGATAAATACCTCAAGAAAGAG GTTGAGGATGCTCTTGGTTTTCCCTCCTATGCAAGCCTAGAAAGATTAGATCACAGGAGAAAACTGCTCAATGGTTGCGCTGTCGAAAACACCAGAGTCACAAAAACCTCATATCG TTTGCACAATATATGCAGCTCTGATATCCTGAAGTTAGCTGTGGATGACTTCAATTTCTGCCAGTCCATACACCGGGAAGAAATGGAACATCTTGATAG GTGGATTGTGGAGAATAGATTGCAGGAACTGAGATTTGCTAGACAGAAGCTGGCTTACTGTTATTTTTCTGGGGCTGCAACTTTATTTTCTCCAGAACTATCTGATGCCCGTATATCTTGGGCCAAAGGTGGAGTACTTACAACGGTTGTAGATGACTTCTTTGATGTTGGAGGGTCCAAAGAAGAACTGGAAAACCTCATACACTTGGTCGAAAA GTGGGATTTGAACGGTGTTCCTGAGTACCGCTCGGAACATGTTGAGATCATATTCTCAGTTCTAAGGGATACAATTCTTGAAACAGGAGACAAAGGATTCACCTATCAAGGACGCACTGTGACACACCACATTGTGAAAATT TGGTTGGATTTGCTCAAGTCTATGTTGAGAGAAGTCGAGTGGTCTAGTAACAAGTCAACACCAAGCTTGGAGAATTACATGAAAAATGCGTACATATCATTTGCATTAGGACCAATTATCCTCCCAGCTATTTATCTGATCGGACCACCACTTTCAGAGAAGACGGTGGATAGCCACCAATATAATCAGCTCTACAAGCTCGTGAGCACCATGGGCCGTCTTCTAAATGACATACAAGGATTTAAG AGAGAAAGCAAGGAGGGGAAGCTGAATGCGGTTTCATTGCACATGAAACAGGAGAGAGAAAGTTGCAGCAAAGACGAGATCATTGAATCGATGAAAGGTTTagcagagagaaagagggaagaGTTGCATAAGCTAGTTTTAGAGGAGAAGGGAAGTGTGGTTCCAAGGGAATGCAAAGAAGCGTTCTTGAAGATGAGCAAAGTATTGaacttattttacaaaaaggaTGATGGATTCACATCACATAATCTGATGAGTGTTGTTAAATCTGTGATCTACGAGCCAATTACCTTGCAGGACGAATCTTTAACTTGA
- the LOC104703298 gene encoding inosine-5'-monophosphate dehydrogenase 1-like, giving the protein MSRFEDGFPADKLFAQGYSYTYDDVIFLPHYIDFSTDAVSLSTRFSRRVPLSIPCVSSPMDTVSESHMAAAMASLGGIGIVHYNCDIAAQASIIRQAKSLKHPIASDAGVKFPEYEITSLDAFGPSSFVFVTQTGTMTTPKLLGYVSKSQWTRMNYEQREMKIYDYMKSCDSSDFVVPWDIDLEKIEFLLEDKQKGFVVLERDGETVNVVTKDDIQRVQGYPKSGPGTVGPDGEWMVGAAIGTRESDKERLEHLVKAGVNAVVLDSSQGNSIYQLEMIKYVKNTYPELDVIGGNVVTMYQAQNLIQAGVDGLRVGMGSGSICTTQEVCAVGRGQATAVYKVCSIAAQSGIPVIADGGISNSGHIVKALVLGASTVMMGSFLAGSTEAPGAYEYKNGKRVKKYRGMGSLEAMTKGSDQRYLGDKTKLKIAQGVVGAVADKGSVLKLIPYTMHAVKQGFQDLGASSLQSAHDLLRSNILRLEARTGAAQVEGGVHGLVSYEKKPF; this is encoded by the exons ATGTCGAGATTCGAAGATGGATTCCCGGCTGATAAGCTCTTCGCTCAGGGATACTCTTACACATACGATGACGTCATCTTTCTCCCCCACTACATCGATTTCTCCACCGACGCCGTCTCTCTATCCACGCGCTTTAGCCGGCGCGTGCCCCTATCTATACCTTGCGTTTCGTCCCCGATGGATACTGTCTCTGAGTCTCACATGGCTGCTGCAATGGCTTCCCTTGGTGGGATTGGAATCGTTCACTACAACTGTGACATCGCCGCTCAGGCATCCATTATACGCCAAGCCAAGTCCCTCAAACATCCCATTGCTTCCGACGCCGGTGTGAAGTTCCCTGAGTACGAGATTACTTCTCTGGATGCCTTTGGTCCTTCTTCCTTCGTCTTTGTCACGCAAACAG GAACAATGACGACTCCGAAACTGTTAGGCTATGTATCGAAATCGCAGTGGACGAGAATGAATTACGAacagagagagatgaagatttACGATTACATGAAGAGCTGTGACAGCAGCGACTTTGTTGTACCATGGGACATTGATCTTGAAAAGATTGAGTTTTTACTAGAGGATAAGCAAAAGGGCTTTGTGGTTCTTGAAAGGGATGGTGAGACTGTGAACGTGGTGACCAAAGACGATATACAGAGGGTTCAAGGATATCCCAAGTCAGGGCCAGGGACCGTGGGTCCAGACGGTGAGTGGATGGTTGGTGCGGCTATAGGGACGAGGGAATCTGATAAGGAGAGGCTGGAGCATTTGGTTAAGGCTGGGGTCAATGCCGTTGTGTTGGATAGTTCTCAAGGGAACTCTATTTACCAGCTTGAGATGATCAAGTATGTGAAAAATACCTACCCTGAATTGGATGTGATTGGTGGCAATGTTGTGACAATGTACCAGGCACAGAATTTGATCCAAGCTGGAGTTGATGGATTGAGAGTTGGTATGGGGTCTGGTTCGATATGTACCACACAAGAGGTTTGTGCGGTTGGCCGTGGACAG GCTACTGCTGTGTACAAGGTTTGTTCGATCGCTGCTCAGAGTGGGATTCCAGTTATAGCGGATGGTGGTATCTCAAATTCAGGTCACATTGTAAAAGCTCTCGTCCTCGGAGCATCAACTGTTATGATGGGAAGCTTCTTGGCCGGAAGCACTGAGGCTCCCGGGGCTTATGAGTATAAG AACGGTAAGAGGGTCAAGAAGTACCGTGGAATGGGATCGCTAGAAGCAATGACAAAAGGAAGTGACCAAAGATACTTAggagataaaacaaaacttaagaTTGCTCAAGGAGTGGTTGGAGCAGTCGCAGATAAAGGCTCAGTGTTGAAGCTGATACCTTACACAATGCACGCCGTGAAACAAGGTTTCCAAGACCTTGGTGCTTCTTCCTTGCAATCCGCTCATGATCTGCTGAGATCAAACATCCTTAGGCTCGAG GCTCGAACTGGTGCAGCACAGGTCGAAGGAGGAGTTCACGGGCTGGTTTCTTATGAAAAGAAACCATTTTAA
- the LOC104703300 gene encoding leucine-rich repeat extensin-like protein 5 — protein sequence MESNRALATICLLLCVIITANFFTHCVDARRQVGIKREPKQVMIKAVKHTSLLEKMMTQLNLAQPLDYSSSSNTQPYGVSTTLTLPPYVSLPPLSVPSNAPPFCVSPPDTPLTSSAPGLTPPPGPITLPNPPDSSSNPNSNPNPPESSSNPNPPESSSNPNPPESSSNPNPPVTVPNPPESSSNPNPPDSSSNTNPPVTVPNPPESSIPNPPETVPNPPETGFTPGPPGPISGPPYSEPSPSTPTDTPTPSGGIPTPTGSIPSPSSGFLPPIVYPPPMGPPSPSANPTSAYWCVAKPSVPDPIILEAMNFACGSGADCHSIQPNGPCFKPNTLWAHASFAFNSYWQRTKGTGGSCTFGGTGMLVTVDPSFNGCHFDFF from the exons ATGGAATCAAATAGAGCCTTGGCAACCATTTGTCTTCTCCTCTGTGTAATTATCACAGCCAATTTCTTCACTCATTGCG TAGATGCAAGAAGACAAGTGGGGATTAAGAGAGAACCAAAGCAGGTGATGATCAAAGCAGTAAAACACACATCATTGTTAGAGAAAATGATGACACAGCTCAATCTTGCTCAGCCTTTAGACTACTCCTCGTCCTCGAACACTCAACCTTACGGTGTTAGCACAACTCTCACTCTACCTCCCTATGTTTCACTTCCTCCACTTTCAGTTCCCAGCAATGCCCCTCCTTTTTGCGTTAGTCCCCCGGACACACCTCTTACCTCCTCTGCTCCTGGTCTTACTCCACCTCCTGGCCCGATCACATTACCTAACCCACCCGATTCATCCTCTAATCCAAACTCAAACCCAAACCCACCCGAATCATCATCTAACCCAAACCCACCCGAATCATCATCTAACCCAAACCCACCAGAGTCATCCTCTAACCCGAACCCACCTGTTACCGTCCCAAACCCACCAGAGTCATCCTCTAATCCAAACCCACCCGACTCGTCATCTAACACGAACCCACCCGTTACCGTCCCAAACCCGCCTGAATCATCCATTCCAAACCCGCCAGAAACAGTTCCCAACCCTCCCGAAACTGGATTTACACCAGGACCACCAGGTCCTATTTCAGGTCCACCTTACTCTGAGCCGAGCCCATCGACCCCGACGGACACTCCTACTCCATCCGGCGGTATTCCAACTCCTACCGGATCAATTCCAAGTCCATCATCTGGGTTTCTTCCTCCGATCGTCTATCCGCCGCCTATGGGGCCACCGTCACCGAGCGCGAATCCAACCTCGGCTTACTGGTGCGTGGCTAAGCCATCGGTCCCTGACCCAATTATTCTAGAAGCCATGAACTTTGCATGTGGGTCTGGAGCTGATTGTCATTCAATTCAGCCCAATGGGCCTTGTTTTAAGCCTAATACGTTATGGGCCCATGCTTCGTTCGCCTTCAATAGCTATTGGCAACGGACCAAAGGTACCGGTGGCTCCTGCACGTTCGGCGGCACAGGCATGCTTGTCACCGTTGATCCAA GCTTTAACGGGTGccattttgatttcttctga